In Virgibacillus sp. NKC19-16, a single genomic region encodes these proteins:
- a CDS encoding helix-turn-helix domain-containing protein, with amino-acid sequence MLYLNPDNFILKPSFATIHCEPNWRWRKRDRPMPNFDLFYVWSGEGELVLNGKTYQIEKGHCFLFKPGDETTATHNPQNPLVLTYIHFDVDEAASLKKMPSSHRIIEDMISFESLLTQYVRLFLVKAYGTEIEAKLILKQLLIRLLREEMEKKERLEGTNHMLETIREVANYVQLHPGRPHTIESLAARANLSERYFSQKFKQIIGQTVKTYIVHSRIKRAEHLLYFSGMTVTETASALGYNDLHFFSRQFKKYTGHNPSEIR; translated from the coding sequence ATGCTTTATCTAAATCCGGATAATTTTATTTTAAAGCCTTCATTCGCTACGATCCATTGCGAACCCAATTGGAGATGGAGAAAAAGGGACAGGCCTATGCCAAACTTTGACTTATTTTATGTGTGGAGTGGGGAGGGTGAATTAGTATTAAATGGGAAAACATATCAAATAGAAAAAGGTCACTGTTTTTTATTTAAACCCGGTGACGAGACTACAGCAACACATAATCCTCAAAACCCTCTCGTATTAACTTATATTCATTTTGATGTTGACGAGGCAGCTAGTTTGAAGAAGATGCCCTCCTCGCACAGGATTATCGAAGACATGATTAGCTTTGAATCATTATTAACACAATATGTTCGTTTGTTTTTAGTAAAGGCTTATGGTACAGAAATCGAAGCAAAGTTAATTTTAAAGCAGCTGTTGATTCGGCTTCTTCGAGAAGAGATGGAAAAGAAGGAACGATTAGAAGGTACAAATCATATGCTTGAAACGATTAGGGAAGTTGCTAATTATGTTCAACTACATCCTGGGAGGCCACATACAATTGAAAGTTTAGCAGCACGTGCAAATCTATCAGAACGGTATTTCTCTCAAAAGTTCAAACAAATTATTGGCCAAACGGTGAAGACCTATATTGTTCATTCCCGGATTAAACGGGCAGAACATTTACTTTATTTTTCTGGAATGACAGTAACAGAAACTGCGTCTGCACTTGGATACAATGATTTACACTTTTTCAGTAGGCAATTTAAAAAATACACAGGCCATAATCCTTCTGAAATACGTTAG
- the sufB gene encoding Fe-S cluster assembly protein SufB, with the protein MAKEIPEMEGYEYGFHDKDVSVFRTERGLTKAVVEEISKRKEEPEWMLDKRLKALEVFYSKPMPQWGGDLSELDFDEIVYYVKPSESQGRTWDEVPAEIKETFDKLGIPEAEQKYLAGVSAQYESEVVYHSLEKDLEEQGIIFKDTDTALKENEDLVKEYFGKVIPAADNKFSALNTAVWSGGSFIYVPKGVHTSSPLQAYFRINSENMGQFERTLIIVDEGASVHYVEGCTAPVFTTNSLHSAVVEIFVKKDAYCRYTTIQNWANNVYNLVTKRATVDANGTMEWIDGNMGSKLTMKYPSVLLRGEGARGMTLSIALAGKGQHQDAGAKMHHLAPNTSSSIVSKSISKKGGKVSYRGIVHFGRKADGARSNIECDTLIMDNSSTSDTIPYNEIYNDNISLEHEAKVSKVSEEQLFYLMSRGLSEQEATDMIVMGFIEPFTKELPMEYAVEMNRLIKHEMEGSIG; encoded by the coding sequence ATGGCTAAAGAAATACCGGAAATGGAAGGGTATGAATATGGGTTCCATGACAAGGACGTTTCGGTTTTCCGCACAGAAAGAGGCTTAACGAAAGCAGTCGTTGAGGAGATTTCAAAGCGTAAAGAAGAGCCGGAGTGGATGCTCGATAAACGGTTAAAAGCACTGGAAGTTTTCTATAGTAAACCAATGCCTCAATGGGGCGGCGATCTATCTGAACTTGATTTCGATGAGATTGTTTATTACGTGAAACCTTCTGAATCACAAGGAAGAACATGGGATGAAGTTCCTGCAGAAATTAAAGAAACATTTGATAAACTAGGTATTCCGGAAGCGGAACAGAAATATTTAGCTGGTGTTTCTGCACAATATGAATCAGAGGTTGTATATCACAGCTTGGAAAAAGACTTAGAAGAACAAGGAATTATTTTTAAAGATACAGACACAGCTTTGAAAGAAAATGAAGATTTAGTCAAAGAATATTTTGGTAAAGTAATCCCTGCAGCAGATAACAAGTTCTCTGCATTAAACACGGCAGTGTGGTCTGGTGGATCTTTCATCTATGTACCAAAAGGGGTTCACACATCTTCACCACTGCAAGCTTATTTCCGGATTAACTCGGAAAATATGGGCCAATTTGAAAGAACATTAATCATTGTAGATGAAGGTGCATCTGTACATTATGTGGAAGGCTGTACAGCACCGGTATTTACAACAAATTCCCTGCATAGTGCCGTTGTTGAAATTTTCGTTAAGAAAGATGCCTATTGCCGTTATACAACAATCCAAAACTGGGCTAACAACGTGTATAACCTGGTTACTAAACGCGCAACAGTTGATGCGAATGGCACCATGGAATGGATCGATGGAAATATGGGATCCAAGCTTACCATGAAATATCCATCTGTTCTCCTAAGAGGAGAAGGCGCACGCGGTATGACACTTTCCATCGCACTGGCTGGTAAAGGTCAGCACCAGGATGCTGGAGCTAAAATGCATCACTTGGCACCAAATACGTCATCTTCCATTGTTTCGAAGTCCATCTCGAAAAAAGGTGGTAAAGTATCCTATCGTGGAATTGTTCATTTCGGACGTAAAGCGGATGGCGCCCGCTCGAATATTGAGTGTGACACGTTAATTATGGATAATTCATCAACATCTGATACGATTCCATATAATGAAATATATAATGACAATATTTCATTGGAGCACGAAGCAAAAGTGTCTAAAGTCTCTGAAGAACAGTTATTCTACCTGATGAGTAGAGGACTGAGTGAACAAGAAGCAACTGACATGATTGTAATGGGCTTTATTGAGCCATTTACAAAAGAGCTTCCAATGGAATATGCAGTAGAAATGAACCGTCTGATTAAACATGAGATGGAAGGTTCTATTGGATAA
- the sufU gene encoding Fe-S cluster assembly sulfur transfer protein SufU, whose amino-acid sequence MNNLDTLYRQVIMDHYKNPRNKGVIDGDTLTVDMNNPTCGDRIQLHLQIEDNIVKEVKFEGEGCSISMSSASMMTSAIKGMKLDDALEMSQTFSEMMIGKDVDTESLEDIAALQGVSKFPARIKCATLAWKAMEKAVKEE is encoded by the coding sequence ATGAATAACTTAGATACACTTTACCGGCAAGTGATTATGGATCATTATAAAAATCCTCGCAATAAAGGGGTTATCGATGGTGACACATTGACGGTTGATATGAACAATCCGACATGCGGGGATCGAATACAGCTGCATTTACAAATAGAAGATAATATTGTTAAAGAAGTAAAATTTGAAGGAGAAGGCTGCTCCATCAGCATGTCTTCTGCATCCATGATGACTTCTGCAATTAAGGGCATGAAACTTGATGATGCTTTGGAAATGTCACAGACATTTTCCGAAATGATGATTGGAAAAGATGTCGACACGGAAAGCTTGGAAGATATTGCTGCACTGCAGGGAGTGTCTAAATTTCCAGCACGGATTAAATGTGCTACACTTGCATGGAAGGCAATGGAAAAAGCCGTTAAAGAAGAGTAG
- a CDS encoding cysteine desulfurase — translation MDVEAIRQQFPILDQEVNGHPLVYLDSSATSQKPQSVINAVDAYYREDNSNVHRGVHTLGSRATDKYEGAREKVRRFINAESTAEVIFNRGTTTGINTVAYSYARQNVGAGDEIVITPMEHHSNIIPWQQAVKATGATLKYIPLQPDGTVSLEDVRETVTSNTKIVAISHVSNVLGTVNPVKEVAKIAHENDAVILVDGAQGAPHMKVDVQTLDCDFYAFSGHKMCGPTGIGVLYGKKKHLDAMEPVEFGGEMIDFVNLYDSTWKELPWKFEGGTPVIAGAIGLGAAIDFLDGVGMDAITNHEKELAAYAMEQMRTIDGLTIYGPENRAALVTFNLGDVHPHDTATVLDAEGIAVRAGHHCAQPLMRWLDVTATARASFYLYNTKEDVDRLVEGLLKTKEYFGDVL, via the coding sequence ATGGATGTAGAGGCCATCAGGCAGCAATTTCCGATATTAGATCAGGAAGTTAATGGACATCCGCTAGTATATTTAGATTCATCCGCGACTTCTCAGAAGCCTCAGTCAGTTATTAATGCAGTTGATGCGTATTATCGTGAGGACAATTCGAATGTGCATAGGGGCGTTCACACACTGGGATCACGGGCAACGGATAAATATGAAGGCGCCCGCGAGAAAGTTCGTCGCTTTATTAACGCAGAGAGTACCGCTGAAGTTATTTTCAATCGTGGTACGACAACAGGAATTAATACCGTTGCCTATAGCTACGCCCGCCAAAATGTAGGAGCCGGGGATGAAATTGTGATCACACCAATGGAACATCACAGCAATATCATCCCATGGCAACAGGCAGTAAAAGCTACTGGTGCAACATTGAAATATATCCCATTGCAGCCGGATGGTACTGTTTCGCTAGAAGATGTACGTGAAACGGTTACGTCCAACACTAAAATCGTGGCCATCAGTCATGTGTCCAATGTGCTTGGTACTGTTAACCCTGTAAAGGAAGTTGCTAAAATTGCTCATGAAAATGATGCAGTTATTCTAGTTGACGGGGCACAAGGGGCACCACATATGAAGGTGGATGTTCAGACCCTAGATTGTGACTTCTATGCATTTTCTGGCCATAAAATGTGTGGACCTACAGGGATTGGCGTATTATATGGGAAGAAAAAGCATTTGGATGCGATGGAGCCAGTTGAATTCGGTGGTGAAATGATTGATTTTGTTAACCTATACGATTCAACATGGAAAGAGCTCCCTTGGAAATTTGAAGGTGGAACACCAGTTATCGCTGGGGCTATCGGCCTTGGCGCGGCGATAGACTTTTTAGATGGGGTCGGCATGGACGCCATTACTAATCATGAGAAAGAATTAGCAGCATATGCAATGGAACAAATGCGGACAATTGACGGTTTAACGATATATGGTCCAGAGAACCGAGCAGCTTTGGTTACCTTTAATTTAGGTGACGTTCACCCACATGACACTGCAACGGTACTCGATGCAGAGGGTATAGCTGTTCGTGCAGGCCATCATTGTGCACAGCCGTTGATGCGCTGGTTGGATGTAACAGCAACAGCACGAGCCAGTTTTTATTTGTATAATACAAAAGAAGATGTCGATCGTTTGGTTGAAGGACTTTTAAAAACGAAGGAGTATTTCGGTGATGTCCTATGA
- the sufD gene encoding Fe-S cluster assembly protein SufD, with protein sequence MTVETKLPYDKDYIDQFSQSRNEPEWMRSLRLQALEQADTLEMPKPDKTKIGKWNFSRFKHTAEGEAISSINDLPPEIQDFLDQDNAPENLFIQRNNSVAYASLNQELKDKGVIFTDIFTALQEHGDLVQKYYMKDAVSVDEHRLTALHAALMNGGIFVYVPKNVEIESPIQTIFWQEDPEVALFNHVLVVADQSSSLTYVENYISHNHEQETVANVVTEVIALDNAKISFGGVDNFAAGTTTYTNRRGAAYRDASIDWAIGEMNDGNTVFENITHLIGDNSTGHTKTVTVGRGNLIQNITTKSVHFGKDTEAHILQHGVMKDKASSIFNGIGKIEHGASRSNAEQESRVLMLSEKARGDANPILLIDEDDVEAGHAASVGRVDPVQLYYLMSRGITRTEAERLVIFGFLAPVVNQLPIESVREQLTQLIERKVY encoded by the coding sequence ATGACTGTAGAAACAAAACTACCATATGACAAAGACTATATCGATCAGTTCTCACAATCTAGAAATGAACCGGAATGGATGCGTTCCTTACGCCTTCAAGCTCTAGAACAGGCTGATACGCTTGAAATGCCTAAACCTGATAAAACGAAGATAGGAAAATGGAATTTCAGTCGCTTTAAACATACCGCAGAAGGCGAAGCTATTTCATCAATCAATGATTTACCACCGGAAATACAGGACTTTCTTGATCAGGATAATGCACCGGAAAATTTATTCATTCAGCGTAATAACTCTGTTGCATATGCATCCCTGAATCAGGAATTAAAAGATAAAGGTGTTATTTTTACAGATATTTTCACAGCACTTCAAGAACATGGAGATTTAGTGCAAAAATATTATATGAAAGACGCTGTTTCCGTTGATGAGCATCGTTTAACTGCATTGCACGCTGCACTGATGAATGGTGGGATTTTTGTTTACGTTCCAAAAAACGTGGAAATAGAAAGCCCAATCCAGACTATCTTTTGGCAGGAAGATCCAGAGGTGGCGCTGTTTAACCATGTGCTCGTTGTAGCAGATCAGAGCAGTTCATTAACCTATGTGGAGAATTATATTTCCCATAATCATGAACAGGAAACTGTAGCTAATGTGGTTACAGAAGTTATTGCCCTTGATAATGCAAAAATCTCATTCGGTGGTGTTGATAATTTCGCAGCGGGAACAACTACTTATACCAACCGCCGCGGAGCAGCATACCGCGATGCATCTATTGATTGGGCAATTGGTGAAATGAACGATGGAAATACTGTTTTTGAAAACATTACACATTTAATCGGTGATAATTCAACAGGCCATACGAAAACTGTTACTGTTGGCCGTGGTAATTTAATCCAAAATATTACAACGAAAAGTGTTCATTTTGGAAAAGATACAGAGGCTCATATACTTCAACACGGTGTAATGAAAGATAAAGCCTCATCTATCTTTAATGGAATCGGGAAAATTGAGCATGGTGCATCAAGGTCCAATGCGGAGCAAGAATCACGGGTGTTAATGTTAAGTGAAAAAGCACGCGGTGACGCAAATCCGATTTTGCTAATTGATGAAGATGATGTTGAAGCTGGTCACGCAGCATCTGTCGGCCGTGTAGATCCAGTTCAGCTATATTATTTAATGAGCCGCGGAATTACGAGAACCGAAGCTGAGCGGTTAGTCATCTTTGGGTTCCTTGCACCGGTTGTTAATCAATTACCGATTGAATCGGTAAGAGAGCAATTAACCCAGTTAATTGAGAGGAAGGTATACTAA
- the sufC gene encoding Fe-S cluster assembly ATPase SufC, which translates to MAGSTLEIKNLHVTIEGNEILKGVNLTINGGEFHAVMGPNGTGKSTLASAIMGHPKFEITEGSVHLDGEDVLAMEVDERARAGLFLGMQYPSEISGVTTSDFLRSSINARREEGDEIPLMKFIKEMDSVLDYLDIDKNMAQRYLNEGFSGGEKKRNEILQLMLLKPEIAILDEIDSGLDIDALKVVSKGINKLRDDNFGCLIITHYQRLLNYITPDYVHVMMQGRVVKSGGPELAKRLEAEGYEWIKEDLGIKDETVGEGQEA; encoded by the coding sequence ATGGCAGGATCAACGCTAGAAATCAAGAATCTTCATGTAACCATTGAAGGTAATGAGATATTAAAAGGTGTAAACCTTACGATAAATGGTGGAGAATTTCACGCAGTAATGGGACCGAATGGTACCGGAAAATCAACCCTTGCATCTGCAATTATGGGGCACCCGAAATTTGAAATCACAGAAGGAAGCGTACACCTTGACGGGGAAGACGTACTGGCAATGGAAGTAGATGAGCGTGCGCGTGCAGGTCTGTTCTTAGGTATGCAGTACCCAAGTGAGATTAGCGGTGTAACAACATCTGATTTCTTACGCTCTTCCATTAACGCACGTCGTGAAGAGGGTGACGAAATTCCTTTAATGAAATTTATTAAAGAGATGGATAGTGTATTGGATTATTTAGATATCGACAAAAATATGGCACAACGTTATTTAAATGAAGGATTCTCAGGCGGGGAGAAAAAACGTAATGAAATTCTTCAATTAATGCTACTAAAACCGGAAATCGCCATCTTGGATGAAATTGACTCAGGATTGGATATCGACGCATTAAAAGTAGTTTCCAAAGGGATTAACAAACTGCGTGACGATAATTTCGGTTGCTTGATCATTACACACTATCAACGTTTGTTGAACTATATCACACCAGATTATGTACACGTTATGATGCAAGGTCGTGTTGTTAAATCAGGTGGACCTGAACTTGCAAAACGCTTGGAAGCTGAAGGTTATGAATGGATTAAAGAAGATTTAGGTATTAAAGATGAAACAGTTGGCGAAGGCCAAGAAGCTTAA
- a CDS encoding MetQ/NlpA family ABC transporter substrate-binding protein yields the protein MKKALTFLSVFVILVLAACGGGDTSGDSETTEITVGASSTPHAEILEEAKPLLEEEGISLTVEQYQDYVLPNDDLESGNLDANYFQHIPYLENQIEEIGYDFDYIDGIHIEPMGVYSQNISSIDDIEDGTEVILSRSVADHGRVLALFEEQGLITLDKNVDKVEAEVSDIVENPLNLTFSADVDAALLPEQYFAEEDALVAINTNYAIDADLNPLEDALFIEGDESPYVNVVAVQSEDTENEALNTLVDVLQSEEIQDFILETYDGAVVPVGGND from the coding sequence ATGAAGAAGGCGCTAACGTTTTTATCTGTATTTGTAATTTTAGTATTGGCAGCTTGTGGAGGTGGAGATACGTCAGGTGATTCTGAAACGACAGAAATCACTGTTGGAGCGTCCAGTACACCACATGCGGAAATTTTAGAAGAAGCAAAACCACTGCTTGAAGAAGAAGGAATATCTCTTACCGTTGAACAGTATCAGGATTATGTATTACCTAATGATGACTTAGAGAGCGGCAATCTGGATGCAAATTACTTCCAGCATATTCCTTATTTAGAGAATCAAATAGAAGAGATTGGCTATGACTTTGACTACATTGATGGGATTCATATTGAACCGATGGGCGTTTATTCACAAAATATTTCCAGTATTGATGACATTGAAGATGGAACAGAGGTAATTTTGAGTCGTTCTGTCGCTGACCATGGTCGTGTTCTAGCACTATTTGAAGAACAAGGTTTAATTACATTAGATAAAAATGTGGATAAAGTGGAAGCAGAAGTAAGTGATATTGTAGAAAACCCGCTTAACCTGACTTTTTCAGCAGACGTTGATGCAGCTCTTTTACCAGAACAATACTTTGCTGAAGAGGATGCACTGGTCGCGATCAATACAAACTATGCTATCGATGCCGATTTAAATCCATTAGAGGATGCACTTTTTATAGAAGGTGACGAATCTCCATATGTGAATGTAGTTGCAGTCCAGTCGGAAGATACAGAAAATGAAGCGTTGAATACATTAGTGGATGTTCTGCAATCGGAAGAAATTCAGGATTTTATTTTAGAAACATATGATGGAGCCGTTGTTCCTGTTGGAGGAAATGACTAA
- a CDS encoding methionine ABC transporter permease produces the protein MLTDLFPNLDVQDLVVATYETFYMTLLALLGTVILGIILGLLLYLTAQGGMWQNKVLNFIVATIVNVFRAIPFIILILLLFPFTDFLIGTIRGPSAALPALIIGSAPFYGRLVEIALKEVDKGVIEAAKSMGAKTRTIIFRVLLPESMPALVSGITVTGIALIGYTAMAGVIGAGGLGDYAYFFGFQRRDFDVVLVCTVLIVIIVFIFQFIGDFISNKLDKR, from the coding sequence ATGCTGACTGATTTATTTCCGAATCTGGATGTACAAGACTTGGTTGTTGCAACATATGAAACATTTTATATGACATTGTTAGCACTGTTAGGAACGGTTATTTTAGGAATCATTTTAGGATTGCTCCTGTATCTGACAGCACAAGGTGGAATGTGGCAAAATAAGGTTCTTAATTTTATCGTAGCTACAATTGTAAATGTGTTTCGGGCTATTCCATTTATCATCTTAATTTTATTGTTATTCCCGTTCACTGACTTTTTAATTGGAACCATCCGTGGGCCGTCCGCTGCATTGCCTGCATTGATTATCGGTTCCGCGCCATTTTATGGCAGGCTCGTGGAAATCGCGCTTAAAGAGGTAGATAAAGGTGTGATTGAAGCGGCAAAATCCATGGGAGCAAAAACACGGACCATTATTTTTCGTGTGCTCTTGCCGGAATCGATGCCGGCATTGGTGTCAGGAATTACCGTTACAGGAATTGCTTTAATTGGCTATACAGCGATGGCCGGCGTTATTGGTGCCGGAGGTTTAGGTGACTATGCATACTTCTTTGGTTTTCAGCGACGCGACTTTGATGTTGTGTTAGTTTGTACTGTTTTAATCGTCATCATTGTATTCATTTTTCAATTCATTGGAGACTTTATTTCCAATAAATTAGATAAAAGATAA
- a CDS encoding methionine ABC transporter ATP-binding protein, translating to MISIKGLSKYFTTNNQRITAVDDLTLSIKEGEIFGVIGYSGAGKSTFVRLLNRLEDPSFGSVEIDNQEMTELNTKQLRLARQEIGMIFQHFNLLWSRTVKDNIAFPLEIAGVTKAERQERVRELINLVGLSGREDAYPSQLSGGQKQRVGIARALANNPKVLLCDEATSALDPETTNSILDLLVDINQRLGLTIILITHEMHVIRKICKQVAVMDEGRIVEQGDVLDVFLHPKQNVTKKFVEQVMGANEDDSVTHLINTYEKGKIIRLHFIGETTNQALISQLAKKFDLDINILQGKITQTQAGAYGTLFVQVVGETAETDQAISYIRDDTSVELEVVRDAD from the coding sequence GTGATTTCGATTAAGGGTTTGAGTAAATATTTTACTACGAATAACCAAAGAATAACAGCTGTAGATGATCTGACCCTTTCGATTAAAGAAGGTGAGATATTCGGCGTGATCGGCTATAGTGGTGCCGGAAAAAGTACGTTTGTCCGTCTGCTTAATCGCTTGGAAGATCCGTCCTTTGGTAGTGTAGAGATTGACAATCAGGAAATGACGGAATTAAATACAAAGCAGCTTCGTCTGGCGCGGCAGGAAATTGGGATGATTTTTCAGCATTTCAATTTGCTTTGGTCACGTACGGTAAAAGATAATATTGCATTTCCACTAGAAATAGCCGGGGTTACAAAAGCGGAACGTCAGGAACGTGTACGGGAGCTAATTAATTTGGTGGGTCTATCCGGACGGGAAGATGCATATCCATCCCAGTTAAGCGGGGGACAGAAACAGCGCGTGGGTATTGCTCGTGCTTTAGCAAATAACCCGAAAGTATTGCTTTGTGATGAAGCCACTTCCGCGTTGGATCCGGAAACGACCAATTCCATCCTCGACTTATTGGTTGATATTAATCAGCGGCTTGGCTTAACTATTATCCTGATTACCCATGAAATGCATGTTATACGTAAAATTTGCAAGCAAGTTGCGGTAATGGACGAAGGGCGAATTGTGGAACAGGGGGATGTTTTGGACGTATTTTTGCACCCGAAACAAAACGTGACAAAAAAATTTGTGGAGCAGGTCATGGGTGCAAATGAGGATGATAGTGTAACTCATTTGATTAATACGTATGAGAAAGGTAAGATCATTCGACTTCATTTTATTGGTGAAACGACAAATCAGGCTTTGATAAGTCAGCTCGCTAAGAAATTCGATCTTGATATAAACATACTTCAAGGTAAAATAACACAGACGCAAGCTGGTGCTTATGGGACATTGTTTGTGCAGGTTGTGGGAGAAACAGCGGAAACGGATCAGGCTATTAGTTATATCCGTGATGATACCTCGGTAGAACTGGAGGTTGTTCGTGATGCTGACTGA
- a CDS encoding thioredoxin family protein, with amino-acid sequence MQEITNELLQQDRYLLFIYTPFCGTCHLARAMLEKIESVHKETIFYEMNASLHASFMQEQQIESVPCLLIKEGNEVKEKIYVFYSIANIYTYLTDYKPELFVKS; translated from the coding sequence TTGCAAGAAATTACAAACGAACTGCTTCAGCAAGATCGTTATCTATTATTTATTTATACGCCTTTTTGTGGCACATGTCACCTTGCGCGAGCGATGTTAGAGAAGATAGAATCTGTGCATAAAGAAACCATTTTTTATGAGATGAACGCCTCACTACATGCTTCATTTATGCAAGAACAGCAAATTGAGAGCGTTCCTTGTCTATTGATTAAGGAAGGCAATGAGGTTAAAGAAAAAATCTATGTTTTTTATTCGATCGCAAATATCTACACATATTTGACGGATTACAAGCCTGAGCTATTTGTGAAAAGTTAA
- a CDS encoding toprim domain-containing protein — MEHETNKVIIVEGLTDKREIKKVLTEDATIVCTNGTLGVERFDDLLETYDLDNKDVFILVDEDPPGIKLRRQLRRELPHAEHIYVSSEYREVATTPGHILATALVSKGFAVNPIFLV; from the coding sequence ATGGAACATGAAACAAATAAAGTTATTATTGTTGAAGGGTTGACCGATAAAAGGGAAATCAAAAAGGTGCTTACTGAAGATGCCACTATTGTCTGTACAAATGGTACGCTTGGTGTAGAGCGCTTTGATGATCTTCTGGAAACCTATGATCTGGATAATAAAGATGTCTTTATTTTGGTTGATGAAGATCCTCCAGGTATAAAGTTACGCAGGCAACTTCGGCGGGAACTTCCACATGCAGAACATATTTATGTTAGCAGTGAATACCGTGAAGTAGCAACTACTCCTGGGCATATACTTGCTACTGCTTTGGTGAGTAAAGGATTTGCGGTGAATCCAATTTTTTTAGTATAG
- the gcvH gene encoding glycine cleavage system protein GcvH, whose protein sequence is MSVPSDLLYSEEHEWVKQEDGKVRIGITDFAQDELGDIVFVELPEVGDELELDEPFGSVESVKTVSELYAPLSGKIVEVNEDLEDSPEFVNDSPYDKAWMVVVEPSDESELDRLLTAEQYNAVTDED, encoded by the coding sequence ATGAGTGTACCAAGCGATTTATTATATTCAGAAGAACATGAGTGGGTAAAACAAGAAGATGGTAAAGTGCGTATTGGAATTACAGATTTTGCCCAGGACGAATTAGGAGATATTGTATTTGTTGAACTTCCGGAAGTGGGGGATGAACTTGAATTAGATGAGCCCTTCGGAAGTGTAGAGTCGGTTAAAACGGTTTCTGAATTATATGCACCGCTAAGCGGGAAAATTGTTGAAGTGAACGAAGATTTAGAGGATAGCCCTGAATTTGTGAACGATTCTCCTTATGACAAAGCGTGGATGGTCGTCGTTGAACCATCTGATGAATCAGAGCTTGATCGCCTATTAACTGCTGAACAGTACAATGCAGTTACAGACGAAGATTAA
- a CDS encoding arsenate reductase family protein, translating to MAVTFYWYPNCGTCKKAKKWLDENKVNYRTIHIVNTPPKKETLLDLIAKSDLPAKKFFNSSGKKYRELNMKEKIKNASTEEMAEILASDGMLIKRPIVTDGEKVTLGFSEEAFRENWL from the coding sequence ATGGCGGTAACATTTTATTGGTATCCGAATTGTGGCACATGTAAAAAAGCGAAGAAGTGGTTGGATGAAAATAAAGTCAACTATAGAACCATACATATCGTAAACACACCACCGAAAAAAGAAACATTGCTTGATCTGATTGCAAAAAGCGATTTGCCAGCCAAGAAGTTCTTCAATTCGAGTGGGAAAAAGTACCGTGAGTTAAATATGAAGGAGAAAATTAAAAATGCAAGCACAGAGGAAATGGCAGAAATTCTAGCCTCTGACGGAATGCTGATTAAAAGACCAATCGTAACGGATGGCGAAAAAGTCACGCTTGGATTCTCTGAAGAAGCTTTTCGTGAAAATTGGTTGTAA